A DNA window from Candidatus Poseidoniia archaeon contains the following coding sequences:
- a CDS encoding isoprenylcysteine carboxylmethyltransferase family protein, with product MSAPVASVITAQRQLEGGGFPVRRPPRSPAMHPLLRSAPLRQPGTAGPTRPLLRSAPLRRPDKAGPTRPLLRALPFNLLLVAGCGAIAWAAVQADAQLGLPALAHPAGMVVGALLVAMGLRLRLLATMAYYQHRLAVVRLRPQQRLVTSGVFAHLRNPLLQGWWLLQAGWGLAFGTPSGLLLALALGLALDFWVKWEELTLAAEFGDEYVAYRARTPRWGWRR from the coding sequence ATGAGCGCCCCCGTCGCTTCCGTCATCACCGCGCAGCGCCAGCTCGAGGGCGGCGGCTTTCCGGTGCGGCGCCCGCCCCGCTCCCCCGCTATGCACCCGCTGCTCCGCAGCGCGCCCTTGCGTCAGCCCGGCACAGCCGGTCCGACGCGGCCGCTGCTCCGCAGCGCGCCTTTGCGTCGCCCCGACAAGGCCGGCCCGACGCGGCCGCTACTCCGCGCGCTGCCGTTCAACCTGCTCTTGGTTGCGGGCTGCGGCGCTATCGCGTGGGCTGCCGTGCAGGCCGATGCGCAGCTGGGGCTGCCGGCGCTGGCGCACCCGGCGGGGATGGTGGTCGGCGCACTGCTGGTCGCGATGGGACTGCGGCTGCGGCTGCTGGCGACGATGGCCTACTACCAGCACCGGCTGGCGGTCGTGCGATTGCGCCCGCAGCAGCGGCTGGTGACCAGCGGCGTCTTCGCGCACCTGCGCAACCCGCTGCTGCAGGGGTGGTGGCTGTTGCAGGCCGGCTGGGGGCTGGCGTTCGGCACCCCGTCCGGGCTGCTGCTGGCGCTGGCGCTCGGGCTGGCGCTCGATTTCTGGGTCAAGTGGGAGGAGCTGACGCTGGCGGCCGAGTTCGGCGACGAGTACGTCGCCTACCGTGCGCGGACTCCGCGCTGGGGCTGGCGCCGCTAA
- a CDS encoding zinc-binding dehydrogenase has translation MQRIIATRYGPPEVMQFEEAQTPAPGEGEVLVRVARAGINFADLLARMGLYPGVPKPPFVPGHEVAGTVAALGPAVAGLTVGDRVVAGRSFGGYATHTIAPRATVTRLPDSVSFDAAAALPVNYLTAWLAVVHPGALQPGETLLIHGAAGGVGVAATQLARIRGAARIFGTASPAKHDWLREQEVEPVPRDDFRAAIREATDGRGVDLVLDPVGGDHLLQGYRCLAAGGRIVTYGISAMAPGRRRSRLAQLREWWRTPRFNPLWMMGANRAVIGVHLGRYRDAERLQRAQAQLFGWLESGEIAPHIDSVFPGAEAAQAHQHIHDRKNIGKVLLDFA, from the coding sequence GTGCAGCGCATCATCGCCACCCGCTACGGCCCGCCCGAGGTGATGCAATTCGAGGAGGCGCAGACGCCCGCACCGGGCGAGGGCGAGGTGCTGGTGCGGGTCGCGCGCGCCGGCATCAATTTTGCGGATTTGCTGGCACGTATGGGGCTCTACCCCGGCGTCCCGAAGCCGCCGTTCGTCCCCGGCCACGAAGTCGCCGGCACCGTCGCGGCGCTCGGCCCGGCGGTCGCTGGCCTGACGGTGGGCGACCGCGTCGTCGCCGGCCGCTCGTTCGGGGGCTACGCGACGCACACGATTGCGCCGCGGGCGACGGTCACGCGGCTGCCCGACTCGGTCAGTTTCGACGCGGCGGCCGCGCTGCCGGTCAACTACCTGACGGCGTGGCTTGCCGTGGTGCATCCCGGCGCGCTGCAGCCGGGCGAGACGCTGCTCATCCACGGCGCCGCCGGCGGAGTGGGGGTCGCGGCGACGCAGCTGGCGCGCATCCGCGGCGCGGCGCGCATCTTCGGCACCGCGTCGCCGGCGAAGCACGACTGGCTGCGCGAGCAGGAGGTCGAGCCGGTCCCGCGCGACGATTTCCGCGCCGCCATCCGCGAGGCGACCGACGGGCGCGGGGTCGACCTGGTGCTCGACCCGGTCGGCGGTGACCACCTGCTCCAGGGCTATCGCTGTCTCGCCGCGGGCGGTCGCATCGTCACCTACGGCATCTCGGCGATGGCGCCCGGCCGCAGGCGCAGCCGGCTGGCGCAGCTGCGCGAGTGGTGGCGCACGCCACGCTTCAATCCGCTCTGGATGATGGGCGCCAACCGCGCGGTCATCGGCGTCCATCTCGGCCGCTACCGCGATGCCGAGCGGCTGCAACGGGCGCAGGCGCAGCTCTTCGGCTGGCTGGAGTCGGGCGAAATCGCGCCGCACATCGACTCGGTCTTCCCCGGCGCGGAAGCCGCGCAGGCGCACCAGCACATCCACGACCGCAAGAACATCGGCAAGGTGCTGCTGGACTTCGCGTAA